A window of the Nitrosococcus wardiae genome harbors these coding sequences:
- a CDS encoding helix-turn-helix domain-containing protein, translating to MPAPYSLDLRQKVIEAYANKEGSIRQLATRFKLSKNTVSGFLRRFRETGTVHPKRREGVGHPAKIDEPRAQYLTEVLQCEPDLTLQELCQRFEARFGETISTSAMDRGLKKHRITRKKNGLRSPKTHPPGPTTLA from the coding sequence ATGCCTGCACCGTATTCATTGGATTTACGCCAAAAAGTCATTGAAGCCTATGCGAACAAAGAGGGTTCAATCCGTCAGCTGGCGACACGATTTAAACTGTCGAAGAACACGGTCAGTGGTTTTTTGAGGCGCTTTCGGGAGACGGGGACGGTCCATCCCAAGCGCCGGGAAGGAGTGGGGCATCCGGCAAAAATTGATGAGCCGAGGGCCCAGTATTTGACCGAGGTGTTGCAGTGCGAACCCGATTTAACGCTCCAGGAATTGTGCCAGCGATTTGAAGCCCGCTTTGGTGAAACGATTAGCACCTCGGCGATGGATCGAGGGCTGAAAAAGCACCGGATCACGCGAAAAAAAAACGGTCTACGATCCCCAAAAACACACCCCCCGGGTCCAACAACGCTGGCTTGA
- a CDS encoding SpvB/TcaC N-terminal domain-containing protein, producing the protein MANKSGTSSQVISLPKGGAALQGIGETFVPDLHTGTGNFTVPVALPAGRNSFQPELNLVYSTGNGNGPFGLGWSLSIPGVSRKTSRGVPRYDDSENTFVLSGAEDLVPIEEQPGAIQYLQDIVLVYDGNVEYWPNLGHGNWGKRIHMRNSPHFPYGQAGHRSQRQPYALYLHPIRTPGIHRPHGAARRKPRRFRPGTQYPLCVRLPGIRAT; encoded by the coding sequence ATGGCTAATAAATCCGGCACTTCAAGCCAAGTGATTTCACTCCCGAAAGGGGGTGCCGCGCTGCAAGGAATCGGAGAGACATTCGTCCCTGATCTCCACACCGGCACTGGCAATTTTACTGTTCCAGTTGCTCTGCCAGCAGGCCGAAATAGTTTTCAACCCGAACTCAATCTGGTCTATAGCACTGGGAATGGTAATGGACCCTTTGGACTGGGGTGGAGCTTGAGTATTCCCGGGGTGAGCCGCAAAACCTCGAGGGGTGTGCCTCGCTATGATGACTCGGAAAATACCTTTGTCCTTTCGGGTGCAGAAGACCTGGTGCCGATTGAGGAGCAACCTGGAGCCATACAGTACCTACAGGATATCGTGCTGGTATATGACGGCAATGTCGAATACTGGCCCAACTTGGGCCATGGCAACTGGGGTAAACGTATTCACATGCGCAACAGTCCGCATTTCCCTTACGGTCAAGCAGGTCACCGATCCCAACGGCAACCGTACGCGCTATATCTACACCCCATTAGGACTCCTGGAATCCACCGCCCTCATGGGGCGGCCAGGCGAAAACCTAGGCGATTCCGACCAGGCACCCAGTACCCGCTTTGCGTACGACTTCCTGGCATTCGAGCCACATAA
- a CDS encoding efflux RND transporter permease subunit has product MITKIIQWSLKQRLLILLGAAALLVWGGVETGRMPVDVFPDLTAPRVTVVAEAHGMAPEEVETLITFPLETAFNGASGVRRVRSSSGVGIAVITIEFNWGMDIYRARQIVAEKLQLVRGALPPQIPPPMLAPVTSIMGEIMFIALTSDRHSALELKTKADWVLRRRLLAVPGVAQVIPIGGDTKQYQVIIQPERLAAYDIAVDQVVEALRKTNQNISAGFYVQGGQEYLIHGIGRVQRLEDIRETLITQRGDQPVLVRHVAEVALGPAPKRGTGAHNGESAVIIGIQKQPDTNTLALTARLDQVLVDIQTALPPGMTLKTHIFRQADFITVAIENLLEALRDGAILVVVIVFAFLMSLRASVITLLAIPLSLVTAVLTMKALGANFNTMTLGGMAIALGALVDDAIIVVENIVRRLRENQLREKEQRRSLGRVVLSATREIQGSIVFATLIIILVFLPLFFLSGVEGRLMQPLGLAYIISLTASLLVAITVTPVLSLLLLPRARIVQANQETRLVGYLKRHYERFLTATVTRWKTIALVALIALTATLGALAGVGQSFLPPFNEGSLTISALTLPGTSLAQSNRLGQRVEEILLQHPEVVATARRTGRAELDPHAQAIYASEIDVSLRGGERSKETFLADLRADLAAISGMQINIGQPISHRIDHMLSGTRANIAVKIFGPDLYELRRMGQQVRTVMEGIPGVVDLTTEQQADIPFLTIKFKRQAIARHGLQVQEVAEAVTTAFYGQSVSKILEGQSSFDLVVRYDPRVKADLEAVRAALITTPGGARLPLHALAEIRKDRGPNTISRENVQRKMVVMANVAERDLVGVVEEIQQEVQQRVPLPAGYHIEYGGQFESAETASRTLSILGVLVVLSIFLLLFMAFHSARDASLVMVNLPLALMGGVIGVYLSGGILSVASLIGFITLFGIATRNGVMMIAHIHHLVEKEGVREPLTAVIRGAKERLIPILMTALGTALALIPLALSAGEPGSEIQAPMAMVILFGLLTSTMLNMVVVPALYLRFGAVRSRFYADHCGVLPE; this is encoded by the coding sequence ATGATCACCAAAATCATCCAATGGTCCCTGAAGCAACGCTTGTTGATTCTTCTTGGCGCTGCAGCCCTTTTGGTGTGGGGCGGCGTGGAGACCGGGCGGATGCCGGTGGATGTGTTTCCCGATCTGACCGCGCCTAGGGTGACGGTGGTGGCTGAGGCCCATGGCATGGCCCCGGAGGAGGTGGAAACCCTGATCACTTTTCCCTTGGAAACGGCCTTTAATGGAGCTAGCGGCGTGCGGCGGGTGCGCTCCTCCAGCGGTGTGGGGATTGCGGTGATCACGATCGAATTTAACTGGGGGATGGATATTTATCGGGCGCGGCAGATCGTGGCCGAGAAACTGCAATTGGTGCGCGGCGCCCTTCCACCCCAGATTCCGCCGCCGATGCTGGCGCCGGTGACTTCCATTATGGGCGAGATTATGTTTATTGCCTTGACCTCCGATCGGCACAGCGCCCTTGAGCTCAAGACCAAGGCGGACTGGGTATTGCGCCGCCGCTTGCTGGCTGTCCCGGGAGTAGCCCAGGTGATTCCCATCGGCGGCGATACCAAACAATACCAGGTGATCATTCAGCCGGAACGCTTGGCTGCCTACGATATTGCGGTAGACCAAGTGGTGGAGGCGTTACGAAAGACCAATCAGAATATTTCGGCTGGGTTCTATGTACAGGGGGGGCAAGAATACCTCATTCATGGGATAGGCCGGGTCCAGCGCCTGGAAGATATCCGCGAAACCCTTATTACCCAGCGTGGCGACCAGCCGGTGCTGGTGCGCCATGTGGCAGAAGTGGCCCTGGGTCCGGCCCCCAAGCGGGGTACCGGCGCCCATAATGGGGAATCAGCAGTGATTATTGGGATTCAAAAGCAACCCGACACCAATACCTTGGCACTGACCGCACGTCTTGATCAGGTTTTGGTTGACATCCAAACGGCTTTGCCGCCGGGAATGACCCTCAAAACCCATATTTTCCGGCAGGCGGATTTTATCACCGTGGCTATTGAGAACTTGTTAGAAGCCCTGCGGGATGGGGCCATCCTGGTGGTGGTCATTGTGTTTGCTTTTTTGATGAGCCTCCGGGCCAGCGTGATTACCTTGCTGGCCATTCCCTTGTCCCTGGTGACGGCCGTTCTCACCATGAAGGCTCTGGGCGCGAACTTCAATACCATGACTTTGGGGGGAATGGCCATTGCCCTGGGGGCCCTGGTGGACGACGCGATTATCGTGGTGGAAAATATTGTCCGTCGTCTTCGGGAAAATCAACTGCGAGAAAAGGAGCAACGGCGCTCCCTGGGCCGGGTGGTCTTGTCAGCAACCCGGGAGATCCAAGGTTCCATTGTTTTTGCCACCTTGATCATTATCTTGGTATTTTTGCCTCTGTTTTTTCTCTCTGGGGTGGAAGGCCGCTTGATGCAGCCTCTAGGGTTGGCCTACATCATTTCCCTGACGGCTTCCCTGTTGGTTGCCATTACCGTTACCCCTGTGCTGAGCCTTTTGCTGTTGCCTCGGGCACGGATTGTTCAGGCTAACCAAGAAACCCGGCTCGTGGGGTACCTTAAAAGGCACTATGAACGGTTTCTTACCGCCACCGTAACCCGTTGGAAAACCATTGCCCTGGTGGCACTCATCGCCTTAACCGCTACGTTAGGGGCCCTTGCTGGAGTGGGGCAATCCTTTTTGCCGCCTTTTAATGAAGGTAGTCTCACCATCAGCGCATTGACTTTGCCGGGGACCTCATTAGCCCAGTCCAATCGCTTAGGCCAAAGGGTGGAAGAAATTCTGCTCCAGCATCCGGAGGTGGTGGCCACCGCCCGCCGCACCGGCCGTGCCGAACTCGACCCCCATGCCCAGGCCATCTATGCCTCCGAGATTGATGTGAGCTTGAGGGGGGGAGAGCGGAGCAAAGAGACCTTTCTCGCCGACCTGCGGGCAGATTTAGCGGCTATCTCCGGGATGCAAATCAACATTGGTCAGCCCATTTCCCACCGCATCGATCATATGCTTTCGGGGACGCGGGCCAATATCGCGGTCAAGATTTTTGGGCCTGATCTCTATGAATTGCGCCGGATGGGGCAGCAGGTTAGGACTGTGATGGAAGGAATACCCGGTGTGGTGGACCTGACTACGGAGCAGCAGGCGGATATTCCCTTTCTAACGATTAAATTCAAACGCCAAGCGATTGCCCGCCATGGCCTGCAGGTGCAAGAGGTGGCGGAGGCAGTGACCACGGCTTTCTATGGACAGTCGGTTTCTAAAATTTTAGAGGGGCAGTCTAGCTTTGATCTGGTGGTGCGCTATGACCCGAGAGTCAAAGCCGATCTGGAGGCTGTTCGGGCGGCCTTGATCACCACCCCGGGCGGTGCCCGTCTACCTCTCCACGCCCTGGCGGAGATCCGCAAGGATCGGGGTCCCAATACCATCAGCCGGGAAAATGTGCAGCGCAAGATGGTGGTCATGGCCAACGTGGCAGAACGGGATCTAGTGGGCGTGGTGGAGGAAATACAACAAGAAGTTCAGCAAAGGGTTCCTCTGCCGGCAGGTTATCATATTGAGTACGGTGGTCAGTTCGAGAGCGCGGAAACGGCTTCCCGCACTCTGTCCATTCTGGGGGTGTTGGTGGTTCTCAGCATTTTCCTGTTGCTGTTTATGGCATTTCATTCGGCGCGGGATGCCAGCTTGGTCATGGTGAATCTGCCCTTGGCCCTCATGGGAGGCGTGATCGGCGTCTATCTGTCCGGGGGAATACTTTCCGTGGCTTCCCTGATTGGTTTTATTACCCTATTTGGGATTGCGACCCGTAATGGAGTGATGATGATTGCCCATATCCATCACTTGGTGGAGAAAGAGGGCGTGCGGGAGCCCCTTACCGCCGTCATCCGGGGGGCCAAGGAACGCCTTATTCCCATTCTTATGACCGCTTTGGGCACAGCCCTGGCCCTAATTCCCTTGGCGTTGAGCGCCGGCGAACCGGGAAGCGAAATCCAAGCGCCCATGGCTATGGTGATCCTGTTCGGCCTTTTGACTTCAACAATGCTCAACATGGTGGTGGTGCCAGCCCTTTATCTGCGCTTTGGGGCGGTGAGGTCGCGATTCTATGCGGACCATTGCGGCGTCCTGCCCGAGTAG